In Streptomyces durocortorensis, a genomic segment contains:
- a CDS encoding 5'-methylthioadenosine/S-adenosylhomocysteine nucleosidase family protein gives MLGKGAELNEASDKIVVLTALPLEYQAVRSLLEDPRRVDHAGTIFEHGRLAGTSHTVYLTSTGPGNDSAAALTERAVSFVQPRAVFFTGIAGGLKSDIFPGDIVVATEVHAYHGGKQDPDGFKVRPRSWEASYQLQQVAQYVANVGTWRSKLPEGARTSTAVHFKPIVAGDVVLNAPQESSLRTFLDHSYNGAAAVEMEGAGFASAAHKTQAVPHLMIRGISDRADGTKQNTDGQGLQEAAASHAALFLAEVITQLSPPPTSVGGPDFSTSRRLDDELVWQPLEQAAAVSWRKNLIPTSGYTSSASLLELHLVPVPATSRVPAVRMQQLTAELVDLGRAEGFFTNLEHVEAYDSAEVALVAVKDRHNRSAGIAITRSGQRSAWEALPHPGLSYVLDEDRTSDRIEILLKILNSIASPAASRYAPAVAVENTRMVTVERLSEVNPHSARIRPTDAPIEVQPEEAIGVEMISRCGRELAEELTARLIYSFRNPRRHW, from the coding sequence ATGCTGGGCAAGGGGGCCGAGTTGAACGAGGCATCGGACAAGATCGTTGTGCTGACGGCGCTGCCGTTGGAGTACCAGGCCGTGCGTAGCCTCCTTGAGGACCCGAGGCGTGTTGATCACGCTGGAACTATCTTCGAGCACGGGCGCCTTGCTGGTACCTCGCACACGGTCTATCTGACGTCTACCGGTCCCGGCAACGATTCGGCCGCAGCGCTTACTGAGCGAGCCGTCAGTTTTGTTCAACCACGAGCTGTTTTCTTCACGGGAATTGCTGGAGGGCTTAAATCGGATATTTTTCCAGGGGATATCGTAGTCGCGACTGAGGTACACGCATACCACGGAGGCAAGCAGGACCCGGACGGGTTTAAGGTCCGCCCTCGTAGTTGGGAAGCCTCCTATCAGTTGCAGCAGGTGGCCCAGTACGTTGCGAATGTCGGCACATGGAGGAGCAAGCTTCCCGAGGGAGCGCGGACTTCGACCGCCGTTCACTTCAAGCCCATTGTGGCTGGCGACGTCGTACTGAACGCTCCTCAGGAGTCCTCGCTAAGGACATTCCTGGACCACTCCTACAACGGTGCCGCCGCTGTGGAGATGGAAGGTGCCGGATTCGCCAGCGCGGCCCACAAGACTCAAGCCGTGCCCCATCTTATGATCCGGGGCATTAGTGATAGAGCGGACGGAACGAAGCAGAACACTGATGGCCAAGGGCTGCAGGAAGCGGCTGCCAGTCACGCCGCGCTCTTCCTGGCAGAGGTGATCACTCAGCTCAGCCCGCCACCGACCTCTGTCGGTGGCCCAGACTTCAGTACCTCGCGACGACTCGACGACGAACTGGTCTGGCAGCCCCTTGAGCAGGCGGCTGCGGTGTCTTGGCGCAAGAACCTGATCCCAACGAGTGGGTACACGAGCAGTGCTTCGTTGCTTGAACTCCACCTCGTGCCTGTCCCCGCAACCAGCAGAGTGCCTGCGGTGCGAATGCAGCAGCTGACTGCCGAGTTGGTTGATCTAGGGAGGGCGGAAGGGTTCTTCACTAATCTTGAGCATGTAGAAGCTTATGATTCGGCCGAGGTGGCTTTGGTGGCCGTAAAAGATCGGCATAATCGTTCAGCTGGGATCGCAATTACACGATCAGGTCAACGAAGTGCCTGGGAGGCTCTTCCGCATCCGGGCCTTTCCTATGTGCTGGACGAGGATCGTACAAGCGATAGGATCGAAATTCTGCTGAAGATTTTGAATTCTATTGCTAGTCCCGCCGCTTCGCGTTATGCCCCTGCTGTGGCTGTCGAGAACACCAGGATGGTCACGGTAGAGCGCCTTAGTGAAGTTAACCCGCACTCCGCCAGAATCCGGCCAACTGATGCGCCCATCGAAGTTCAACCCGAAGAGGCCATCGGTGTCGAAATGATTTCCAGGTGTGGTCGAGAGCTGGCCGAAGAGCTTACTGCTCGATTGATCTACTCTTTCCGAAACCCGCGTCGTCACTGGTAG
- a CDS encoding site-specific integrase, translating to MKGSTHRRCYCRDPHTGKPLGKKCPKLTNRKHGSYSIRQELPPREAGTRRSFSRAGYDSLKAAQADLDHVRALLALADTDDPDSLQRLVTLLEEVGDEKATLPDVEETRRRLRAGLGLRGSLTVGEWLDAWFASKKRRRTTLNGYASHIRVHLKPRIGHIRLDRLNVGHLVEMFDGIADDNEVIAAENQARREQIARCKPSRPGRPVTAERALLAAERAKLAEMKPFRKITGPATRQAVRRTLRAALNSAIAQQLITFNPAAHVELESGKRPKPLLWTDARVRRWRDTVEVPGPVMVWTPQQFGVFLDAAEKDRLYAVFHLMGTRGLRRGEAVGQDWHETDLDAGLITPAKEIVVDGWDPYESEPKTDGSAGTIALDSVNVAVLRAHRKRQARERKKAGAAWQETGKIFTKEDGSWLHPETVSETFRRLLATTDLPPITLRDLRHVAATLTHGAGGDIHTIKETLRHSTITLTSDTYTSLLPEVDREIAEKAAALIQRSRPTSSQSDSPPAQ from the coding sequence TTGAAGGGTTCCACCCACCGCCGCTGCTACTGCCGAGACCCCCACACCGGCAAACCGCTCGGCAAGAAGTGCCCCAAGCTCACCAACCGCAAGCACGGCTCATACTCCATACGCCAGGAACTCCCACCCCGCGAAGCCGGCACCCGCCGCTCCTTCAGCCGCGCCGGCTACGACTCCCTCAAGGCCGCCCAGGCCGACCTCGACCACGTCCGTGCGCTCCTCGCCCTGGCCGACACGGACGATCCCGACAGCCTCCAGCGCCTCGTCACGCTCTTGGAGGAGGTCGGGGACGAGAAGGCGACACTGCCCGACGTCGAGGAGACACGGCGGCGTCTCAGGGCCGGGCTCGGGCTACGGGGCAGCCTCACGGTCGGCGAGTGGCTGGACGCCTGGTTCGCGTCGAAGAAGCGCCGCAGGACCACCCTCAACGGGTACGCGTCGCACATCCGCGTCCACCTGAAGCCCCGTATCGGGCACATTCGCCTGGACCGGCTCAACGTCGGTCACCTCGTGGAGATGTTCGACGGGATAGCCGACGACAACGAGGTGATCGCCGCCGAGAACCAGGCCCGCCGCGAGCAGATCGCCCGCTGCAAGCCAAGCCGTCCTGGCCGCCCGGTCACCGCCGAGCGGGCCCTGCTCGCCGCCGAACGGGCCAAGCTGGCGGAGATGAAGCCGTTCCGGAAGATCACCGGCCCGGCGACCAGGCAGGCCGTTCGCCGCACCCTCCGCGCGGCCCTGAACTCCGCCATCGCCCAGCAACTCATCACGTTCAACCCGGCCGCCCACGTCGAGCTGGAGTCCGGCAAGCGCCCCAAGCCGCTCCTCTGGACCGACGCACGTGTCCGCCGCTGGCGGGACACGGTCGAGGTCCCCGGTCCGGTGATGGTGTGGACCCCGCAGCAGTTCGGCGTCTTCCTGGACGCAGCCGAGAAGGACCGGCTCTACGCCGTCTTCCACCTCATGGGCACCCGCGGCCTCCGGCGCGGCGAGGCAGTCGGCCAGGACTGGCACGAGACCGACCTCGACGCCGGCCTCATCACCCCCGCCAAGGAGATCGTTGTCGACGGCTGGGACCCGTACGAGTCCGAGCCGAAGACCGACGGCAGCGCCGGCACGATCGCTCTCGACAGCGTGAACGTGGCCGTCCTGCGCGCGCACAGGAAGCGTCAGGCACGGGAGCGGAAGAAGGCGGGGGCCGCCTGGCAGGAGACCGGGAAGATCTTCACCAAGGAAGACGGATCCTGGCTCCACCCGGAGACGGTCTCGGAGACCTTCCGCCGCCTCCTCGCCACCACCGACCTCCCGCCCATCACCCTGCGGGACCTCCGCCACGTGGCCGCGACGCTCACCCACGGCGCCGGCGGTGACATCCACACGATCAAGGAGACCCTCCGCCACTCCACGATCACCCTGACCTCAGACACGTATACGAGCCTGTTGCCTGAGGTAGACCGTGAGATCGCGGAGAAGGCAGCCGCTCTGATCCAGCGCAGCCGCCCTACATCGTCACAGTCCGATTCGCCTCCGGCCCAATGA
- a CDS encoding helix-turn-helix domain-containing protein: protein MTQRRSDHGYEEDTEADDLEWEDHVVATVAGEVRRRRKELRWSAQDLADRCEEIGYPIPRNVIANMESGRRAVLPLVEVMVLAKALRMSPISLIYPVGYVDEVRQLPYKEPQPAWDALQWFTGNESAEDATDHMLDHFLAHDLELRSALAAVESEDYERWKVRTAPNRVQREAAERALARYADQAANAKYELGRHRDAIREAGGTPPHLPSPLADIDSPDTDPTEENDL, encoded by the coding sequence ATGACACAGCGCCGTTCCGACCATGGATACGAAGAAGACACCGAGGCCGACGACCTCGAATGGGAGGACCACGTCGTGGCCACCGTGGCCGGCGAGGTCCGCAGACGACGGAAGGAACTGCGGTGGAGCGCACAGGATCTGGCCGACAGATGCGAGGAGATCGGCTACCCGATCCCCCGCAACGTGATCGCCAACATGGAGTCCGGCCGCCGCGCCGTCCTCCCCCTGGTCGAGGTCATGGTCCTCGCCAAGGCCCTGCGCATGTCCCCGATCAGCCTGATCTACCCCGTCGGCTACGTCGACGAAGTCCGCCAACTCCCCTACAAAGAACCGCAACCGGCCTGGGACGCGCTCCAGTGGTTCACCGGCAACGAATCTGCCGAAGACGCCACCGACCACATGCTGGACCACTTCCTCGCCCACGACCTCGAACTCCGCTCGGCCCTGGCCGCCGTGGAAAGCGAGGACTACGAACGCTGGAAGGTCAGGACCGCCCCCAACCGCGTCCAGCGGGAGGCAGCCGAGCGCGCACTGGCCCGGTACGCCGACCAAGCCGCCAATGCCAAGTACGAACTGGGCCGCCACCGCGACGCCATCCGTGAGGCCGGCGGCACCCCGCCCCACCTGCCCTCCCCGCTCGCCGACATCGACTCGCCCGACACCGACCCCACCGAGGAGAACGATCTTTGA